A window of Fluoribacter dumoffii NY 23 contains these coding sequences:
- the gap gene encoding type I glyceraldehyde-3-phosphate dehydrogenase: protein MTIRVAINGYGRIGRCILRAIFESKKQNEFEIVAINDLSAIDVTAHLTRYDTTHGRFASDVSVEGDMLIIDGHAIKIIAERNPLNLPWKELNIDLVLECTGFFTEREKAMQHISAGAKKVLISAPGKNVDATIVYGVNHHTLKSSDLIVSNASCTTNCLAPVVKPLNDALGIEAGLLNTVHAYTNDQMLLDGSHEDLRRARAAAHSIIPTKTGAAAAVGLVLPELAGKLDGFAMRVPVLNVSVIDLTFTAKRDTTAQEVNDIVRQAKSRILQINDDPLVSCDFNHNPASAIFDTTQTKVFGNLVKIVAWYDNEWGFSNRMLDTAQQMMNC, encoded by the coding sequence ATGACAATACGTGTCGCGATTAATGGCTACGGTCGCATTGGCCGTTGTATCCTGAGAGCAATTTTTGAGTCCAAAAAACAAAATGAATTTGAAATCGTTGCCATCAACGATTTATCTGCGATTGATGTTACAGCACATCTCACGCGTTATGATACTACCCATGGCCGTTTCGCATCCGACGTGAGTGTCGAAGGCGACATGCTTATCATTGACGGCCATGCAATTAAAATCATTGCCGAACGCAATCCTCTGAATTTGCCCTGGAAAGAATTAAACATTGATTTGGTTTTGGAATGCACAGGCTTCTTTACCGAGCGTGAAAAGGCGATGCAGCATATTTCTGCAGGTGCAAAAAAAGTACTGATTTCCGCCCCCGGAAAAAATGTGGACGCAACCATTGTTTATGGCGTCAACCACCACACCCTCAAAAGCTCAGATCTTATCGTTTCTAACGCATCATGTACCACCAATTGCCTGGCACCAGTGGTTAAACCATTAAATGATGCCCTGGGCATTGAAGCAGGTTTATTAAATACCGTGCATGCCTACACTAATGATCAGATGCTTTTGGATGGAAGCCATGAGGATCTGCGACGTGCCCGTGCAGCAGCCCATTCCATAATCCCAACCAAAACAGGTGCCGCAGCAGCAGTTGGCCTGGTATTGCCTGAGTTGGCAGGAAAACTGGATGGTTTTGCGATGCGTGTCCCCGTTCTTAATGTATCTGTTATTGATTTAACCTTTACTGCAAAGCGTGATACTACAGCCCAGGAAGTAAACGATATTGTACGCCAGGCAAAAAGCCGCATCTTGCAAATCAATGATGATCCTTTAGTTTCTTGCGATTTTAATCATAATCCTGCATCAGCTATTTTTGATACCACGCAGACCAAAGTGTTTGGGAATCTGGTAAAAATCGTAGCGTGGTATGACAATGAATGGGGCTTTTCAAACCGTATGCTCGATACTGCACAACAAATGATGAATTGCTAA
- a CDS encoding phosphoglycerate kinase — translation MNLIQMHDIDLSGKRVLIREDLNVPIKEGIITSDQRLQAALPTIKAALDAGAAVMVISHLGRPEEGKFERRFSMEPIAQYLEENLDYPVRFVSDYLNGLDVKPGELVVCENVRFNVGEKNNDEQLAKKLAALCDIFVMDAFGTAHRAQASTYGVAQYAPIAVAGPLLVRELDALNKALAAPKKPIVAIVGGAKVSTKLSLLRQLVTRVDYLIPGGGIANTFLKAQGFEIGVSLYEQNLLDEAREILQLAKEKGCQIPLPTDVVVGKTFSEHCPAYNKSLHNVAADDMILDIGPMTVAEYVDIIDKAKTIIWNGPVGVFEFAQFAYGTRALAIAIAESEAFSIAGGGDTLAAIDLYDLNQQISYVSTGGGAFLECLEGKTLPAVAILQERAKDVKTN, via the coding sequence ATGAATCTGATACAAATGCACGATATAGACTTGTCTGGAAAACGAGTACTCATTCGTGAAGATCTGAATGTGCCAATCAAAGAAGGGATTATTACCAGCGACCAACGGCTGCAGGCAGCACTTCCCACGATTAAAGCCGCTTTAGATGCGGGTGCTGCGGTTATGGTCATATCCCATTTAGGACGTCCTGAAGAGGGAAAGTTCGAACGTCGTTTTTCCATGGAGCCGATTGCCCAATATTTAGAAGAAAATCTGGACTATCCTGTGCGTTTTGTAAGCGATTACCTCAATGGACTGGATGTTAAGCCGGGTGAGCTGGTCGTGTGTGAAAACGTCCGTTTTAATGTAGGCGAAAAAAATAATGACGAGCAGCTGGCGAAAAAACTTGCCGCGCTCTGTGATATTTTTGTCATGGACGCCTTTGGTACAGCGCATAGAGCCCAGGCCTCTACGTACGGAGTTGCCCAATATGCACCGATTGCCGTTGCAGGTCCCTTATTAGTGAGAGAACTGGATGCCTTGAACAAGGCACTTGCTGCCCCCAAAAAACCAATTGTTGCTATTGTTGGCGGCGCCAAAGTGTCCACAAAATTGAGCTTGTTAAGGCAGTTAGTCACCCGTGTGGATTATTTAATTCCCGGCGGCGGAATTGCCAATACTTTTCTCAAAGCCCAGGGATTTGAAATTGGTGTTTCCCTTTATGAACAGAATTTACTGGATGAAGCACGCGAAATTCTGCAACTGGCCAAAGAAAAAGGCTGTCAGATCCCCTTGCCAACTGATGTAGTAGTGGGCAAAACATTTAGCGAGCATTGTCCAGCATACAATAAATCACTGCACAATGTTGCTGCTGACGACATGATTCTCGATATTGGCCCTATGACAGTAGCAGAGTACGTAGATATTATCGACAAGGCCAAAACCATCATTTGGAATGGTCCGGTTGGTGTATTTGAATTTGCACAATTTGCCTATGGTACACGGGCTTTGGCAATTGCCATAGCTGAAAGCGAGGCCTTTTCAATTGCTGGCGGTGGTGATACCCTTGCAGCGATTGATCTCTATGATCTCAATCAGCAAATTTCCTATGTTTCCACTGGAGGTGGGGCATTTCTTGAGTGTTTGGAAGGAAAGACCTTGCCTGCTGTTGCCATTTTGCAGGAGCGTGCAAAAGATGTTAAGACAAACTAA